In Phyllopteryx taeniolatus isolate TA_2022b chromosome 5, UOR_Ptae_1.2, whole genome shotgun sequence, the DNA window AAAGAGTacactcttctttcaccagaaaaaggttgttttttttctagctttttccattTAGTAAATCAGCAGTGGAACATAGATTGGTTTCACCACCACTTTCTGACCAAAAGGTGggaaaaacaagctttttgtgagaAGGAACATGTCAAgaagaacaatgactttgatgctaatattttttgcttttgtgagacctcaaactataaaacaacaaaaacaagactgagaaagggattttgatggcaaaacaatttatttacaGCTATACAACTAAGAAACCCGAGTTGAACCTCAGTAACgtttaataattttgttttaattttgtttttcatattattGATTATTGACTATTGATTATTTTACTCTGAATATTCAAAGCTCCTTTTTCGATGCCAAAGTAGCGTTAAGTAGAATAATGCAGCCTGAAGGCGGGATGAACTGTAGTTCGGCTTCCCCCTTAGCCGATGTCATGTTGACTGCCAACTTGTTGACTGAAGCACCAGCACCTCTGCTGGCTGTAACCAAATTGTGTTGGCATTGATAAAATTTTGAATCCATTAAGTAATTATGAGAAACTGTCTCCAaactttatacagtatatacacaatCCTACATTATGTAATTTAGTTTGTTTGCGTCCCCGGGTAGAACCGATTTGGGTCTAgaactgaaaatgttttggtaTGCGTTTTAGATGACCACTTAGAGCACTGTAGCATTATAGTCAATTCTGTGCTGAAAAACAAATGGGATAATGATCATAGGCAAGGTTCTGAGGTTACTccggtaaaaaaagaaatgtcaacTCTTGCCTCCAAGTTCTTTTTGACTTTTGCAGATGTTATTGCAGATGAAAAGACCAAAGGATGGATCTGTTTTGGCAGCAATAGCGTTGCTACAGAAAGGCCACTAAACGACTGCAGAAGAGTGTTCTGATCACGCAGAAAGGGGGAGCATCTAAATGACTCCTTCTCTGCGCTGATGAATCTCTTAATGGACACATCAAAGTGGAGGAAAATATCCCTTGTACTTTGTTGCCAAATGGTATTAGTATGGAAGGCTCGGGCTCGTGAGGCTGAGCTTTACAGGGTACACTTTCTTCCCTTCATGTGCCTGCCAGTAAACAGGCGGGCCATGTACTTCCAAAGTGTTTTGGCTAATTGCCCGTCCCCCACGACCCCTTGTTAGCAAACCCTGCTAAGagtagaaaagaaaacaaaacagtatgACTGCTATAATTAAATTGTACTCCAATTGTGATGATGCAAAAACAGTAGGCTCCTTATGATTCTGGCACAGTGGGCTCTAAATCAGGATTCATCATGTTCAGATAATTTTGGAACATCACTCAGAACAACATGACGATTACTGTAAGTGGGTGAGTGACTTGTTGCTGGGGTCATTTTTACACGGAAGGAACTGTAGGAAGCAGATTAAAGGAGCAGACAGTTCGTTCCTGCAGGGGTTCCAACATCTGCTGCTATTGTTCTGCTCACTGGACCGTGTTCAGTCTATGTGGTCACGTCTTGTCGATAGTATCGCCCgagatgcaaaacaaaacataccaCAGAAAAATACATTCTGTGCGCTATTCATTCTTGTGGTACCTCTGTCAAAGTAGGcctgcagctatcaaatatttttagaatcgattattctgcAGATCATCCCATTGATTACTCAAGTAACCACATTAGAATAAGCAgaacagaaaatgggtggatggataaacaaCAATACCAATTAAAAGAAATTATGCGAAAGACGCAGGTGTTATTTTTGTGTACTTGGAGTCGCCGTCCGTACGTTCCACACTgcagtatctgtgactttgaatgtgtgtggctttgaaAGGCGGTGCCTAGCTCGGTGAGTGACATGAAAGTTTGCGAATTAAAGTGGCGAGTTGGCTTTTGTGAGCTCAGGTTAGCAGCTGGCTGTGAACAGGCTAaccgttagccagtctgcgtCTTGAGTGACTGGGCGTCACTTGTAGCCTGGCAGCAAGCAAGTGTATGCTCATTTTGTCtccatttgttcaataaagcaattgaaaatGCACCGGCGACAATATGTTCTAACTAGGGGTGGTCAGCTATGTTAAGTTAGCTTAAGATGTTTACTTTACCGTAGATGTCCAGTTGTGTAAGCCAGTTCTGCTTTGGAGTGGACACGTCgcactttatcttttttttgaaGAGAGGTGATCCCAAATTTTGGACATTGTCTGTCCTTTACGCACTCTTTTCTCCTGACTCCTGCTTATTGCTACGTGagtctgcagtaatattagacCGTGTGGAAAACTGATCACTGCTGATCAAACTTTGAGGCAAAGATTTTgcttaggatttttttttctttttgtaatctAGTTATTCAAGAGGTTATTCATAATAATAGTTCAAGCCCTGTGTCAATATTCTCTGGAATGTTTTCAGTAGGAATGACCACTATTTGTCCACCTTCCTCACCATAAATCCACCGTTGCCAGCTTTATGCCCCATATTCTGCCTCTTCCCGTTTAGCGTTACAGCCCATTGACCCGGTCGTTACTGTCCAAGTGACGGCGCTGTGTTCTTCATCTTGTATTCAGGAAGCTTCAGCCACTCCACAGCAGTAGCCAGTTGAAAAGTCCCCAAGCCCACCAGTCATTCCACAAAACACCCGGGGATTCTCCTTCCCAACTCAGTCCTGCAAAGACGCTTTCTGTGGTAATTGTTCACCTtgaattttatgtattttcccTCGCTCTCTCGACATGTCTCAGATAATAAAGAAAGAGGGAAGGGAATTTCCTCTGTTACAAGCACAATAGCATATTGACTCAAGCGGTACTTTAACCCTAACTACAACAATGACAGGAATTAAATGAGGACATTGTGAGactttattataatatatacaagTGCACATTTAATAAATCAGATATTAAATGTTAAGTTTGGTTGCTGTTTTCTTTGCATGAAACCCAGCAAGTAAATCCAACTGAATCCTTAAAGCAAGTTACGATGTGTATTTGTCAATGTCACTTCAAGGCGCCTTTGAGACTTTCCCATTTTGCCCAGAAAAAGTCGGGATTTTCCATAGAActtcatatttattgtattaagtCGATGTTACGCTGTTAGAAATGTATATTGGTAAAgctcccacactttttttttttttttaattaatgactGCAAGGAGACAATTTATATTCAAACTGCAAAATATGTGATTCTGGTGAGGACACCAAAGGCGCTTCATAGTGAGATTAACCCATGTACGTACATTATGTCCATTTTGCTgctaatattcaaactgtggtGTTCTTTCCTATAGAAACGCCCTCTGCCTTTGGATCCATCCAACTgtcaaacccccaaaaaacaaagactaACAGACCACTGCTTGCCACGGCAGTCTCCCTCCCACGGCACCAATGGGGCCCAAAATGCCTCCGGCGGCCCACACGACAAAACCAACAATCATCTCCCGGCGTGTCTGAACGGTCTGCACTCGCCCCACAAAATGAGCGGTTCGTCTACTACTCCCAAAGCGGAGAGGACAGAGCCGTCTTCTAAGCCGCTAACCCCCAAGTCCCCGCACATCGACACATTGTCGGTTTGCGCTGACCAACAACTGCCCAACGGTCAACATAAAAAGAAGAAGTCCAAAAAGCACAAAGAGAAGGAACGGGAGCGCTTAAAACCGGAGTGGATGGAGACCAGCCCAGATTTGAAGAAGAACCAAGAAAATCTCAAAGGTAAAGGTGTCAGAGTTGAATTATGTTTTCATCAGTTACAGCGTTTGTAAGTGTCGTAACTAGTCATCAGTCCCCAGTCTGTTGATGATTGACTGCGGAACAGCTGGGTGACCTACGGTCCAACGAGTCCGCAGGCCGCCATCGCCTCCTACTCGGCGCTTCTGACGTCACCGCCTACCTCAGATCATATCAGAAGCCGTGATAAATGATTCTATCGGACTTTTTATATGACAGTCGCCTTATTGCGTTTGCATTGGCCCAATTGGCTCAACTGTGCGCTTTTTCTTAGGAGAGAAAACACCTGTCAGACGAACCACAAAAGAGGACCTGCCGGACTATTTATTGTGAGTTTTCAACACTTGtacattctttattttttttattatcaggTTGAAAAATTGCATCACTGTTTCCATATGAGTTGTCAGTATAATCTGTCACTACCTAAACGCCCCAAAGCTTTGGGCTCGCCTTCAAAACATTCACATAAAatcaaaaggggggaaaaaaaacattcacaaatcTTCCCAGAAAATAGCTTTGTAAACGAATGATCCTGTCTTGCATTTAGCCATCTGTTCAATTCATCACGAAGTAATGACCACTTTACTCCACTATCCTACAGCGCCACCCACTGAAATATTTCGGGGAAACAGCTTGACgttaccttaaaaaaaaaaaaaaaaaaaacctaatagttttgctttccttttcaGAAAATACAGCTCAATTACAGCAGTGGAACAACGTGAGCAATACAAAGATGACTTCTGTTCCGAGTATGACGAATACAGAGCTCTTCACGACCGCATCGGGGCCATCACGGAGATGTTTGTTCAGTTAGGCTCAAAGATCAACACGCTTGCCCCGGGGACGCAAGAGTACAAGGTACTGCCTCAGCCCACCACCTTAATCCGGCTCCACTTCTTGGGAAAACACACATCTGATAAGCACCACTATTGTCTTtctccatttttaaatgttttgcagCTCATGGAGGAGCAAATACTACAAAAGTACCGAAAGTATAAGAAGGTATGTATCACTTATACAACACAGACAACATACACTATGTTTGTAAACTCTCAAAAACACTGAAATTccaactgtccatccatccactctcTCACTTGACATTGAGAGAATTGTCTTCTTTGCAATTACTCAAGATTTGCCTTGACATATACAAAAGGCACCAGGTGGCGCTGTTTCATAACATTATAAACTGCATCAAAGTAAACAAATGCTTAACTTAATCGAATATAGCCAGCGTTTGAAGTTGGGTGATAATGGGGAGGAACATCTATGGAAATTATTCAAAGCGGGTCATGTTCCACCATCTTTTTTACATGGTTTATTCGTGAAGAGTCAAAAGTTCCATCAAATTTTTCAGCCAACAACAGCAGAAGGAGGATGAAGCGTTTGGCTAAATCTACATCATTAACAATGAGGAAAATATTCTTCCATTACAAtcgattatttggtaaaaaaataataataataataattatactaTGGAAGAATCTCTATGTTCAGAATGGAGTGttacaaataaaacatatttacgCTAAATGGACAGGTCCTCTGccggttgcagccaagtagcgaagacatgattaatcaacaatcagttatacatgaaataacacaattctTAATTATTAATATATCAAGTCATTCAAGTTCTTGTCTAACCTACCATTTTTCAAATTTCCACTTTATTCCAGTGAATTCTCATGGTAAGGAAAGTTCCCAGTCATTTAAAACCCTggttataaaaagtctacaaccCCCCCTcccttgttcaaatgcaaggtttttacatatttaaaacacaaaacaattgaTTTTGAAACGTTTTCTCCATTGATGTgatctataacctgtacaactgaatgaaaaaaaaaaagaagaaatatttcagagaggggaagtaaaaatatacTGGgacaatgtggttgcacatgtgtgcacacccgaataactggggatgtggctgtgttcagaattaaccaatcacaatcaaactcattttaaatgtgactcggcacacacctgccatcatttaaaatgcctcggattaacccccacccccacacacaaaaaaatcagccattctagtaggcttttcctgacattttttgttttgtttttgctttctcgcagaagcctgaaggttttgagCTCACAcggactgctatttggaactgttgaTAATTCCCCCCACTTTGAAAAatgccccagttccagctgaaggaAAAACAGCCGCAAAGCATGATACTGCAGCCACCTCGCTTCACAGTCTGTAgtgtgttcttttggtgatgagcgcCGT includes these proteins:
- the LOC133477919 gene encoding RNA polymerase II elongation factor ELL isoform X2 → MADDSQIQYIKIPTSDSPDGFRVFSFYLSSDSKDKPQSSFDCIHQFVSGEGKDQLEGQGSIQDKITVCATDDSYQATRERMSQVEKDIWSRSAIEIKPGPSKCIKVQRKQGLVSGSDSSNKHSPSNKRSLVASPVAHRPLRDRIIHLLALKPYKKPELLLWLERERASPKDKTDLTLVLDEVGKLNLKDNSYSLKDELYRHVQRDWPGYLEEEKQLIHRLLIRKLQPLHSSSQLKSPQAHQSFHKTPGDSPSQLSPAKTLSVKRPLPLDPSNCQTPKKQRLTDHCLPRQSPSHGTNGAQNASGGPHDKTNNHLPACLNGLHSPHKMSGSSTTPKAERTEPSSKPLTPKSPHIDTLSVCADQQLPNGQHKKKKSKKHKEKERERLKPEWMETSPDLKKNQENLKGEKTPVRRTTKEDLPDYLLKYSSITAVEQREQYKDDFCSEYDEYRALHDRIGAITEMFVQLGSKINTLAPGTQEYKLMEEQILQKYRKYKKKFPGYREEKKRCEYLHQKLSHIKGLISDYDRARELS